A region from the Malus domestica chromosome 07, GDT2T_hap1 genome encodes:
- the LOC103439806 gene encoding scarecrow-like protein 8 (The RefSeq protein has 9 substitutions, 1 non-frameshifting indel compared to this genomic sequence), with protein sequence MQSGGFNGGGGGGGVPDFYTNGRSISISAAMNGHNPSQNNPYHRSQLPSLFMDPTASQIARQTQFQPQTQNPAAGLIRKRTLAEFQAHQQNHYNPHQNYHQNPSQNLYLRSLKPRTFQHSSPISPLSPTDFSSGSAITGSDSSSSSSSILSHQRFGLPLLQQHRPQPFNQTAPPAMSYVNNLVPNNPVQNNPVQTRGLDSEKKMISNTLQELEKQLLDDNDEDDEGDAISVITKTNSEWSETIQNLMGSAAPSQCQKPVSPSPTSSSSSSSSVASPASSTCSKQSLMEAATAISEGKSEAAAEILARMMATQVLNPRPNSEQRLLEFLGLALKSRVNPIDNSPPANELFGQEHSGSIQLLYELSPCFKHGFMAANLAILEATLTDQSATNKVHVIDFDIGHGGQYMLLFQALSTRQNVRPAVVKITTVADNGGEGRLRMVRQKLSHAAERLGVGLEFNVVSQKISELNRDSLGCEPDEPIAVNFAFKLYSMPDESVSTDNPRDELLRRVKGLAPRVVTLVEQEMNTNTAPFMARVNECCAYYGALLESIEATVPRENPERVKAEEALSRKLVNSVACEGRDRVERCEVFGKWRARMGMAGFELRPMGPNMTESVKNRLVSENRVNSGFTVKEENGGVCFGWISRTLTVASAWR encoded by the coding sequence ATGCAATCGGGAGGCTTCAACGGCGGAGGAGGCGGCGGTGGCGTCCCTGATTTCTACACAAACGGGCGATCCATCTCCATCTCCGCCGCCATGAACGGCCACAACCCGTCTCAGAACAATCCCTACCACCGATCCCAGCTCCCCAGCCTGTTTATGGACCCTACCGCGTCCCAGATCGCTCGCCAAACACAATTTCAaccccaaacccaaaacccagcaGCCGGTCTCATCGGAAAGCGGACGCTCGCGGAGTTCCAGGCCCACCAGCAGAACCACTACAACCCCCACCAGAACTACCACCAGAATCCTAGCCAAAATCTATATCTCCGCTCCCTAAAGCCCAGAACTTTCCAGCACTCTTCTCCGATTTCGCCTTTGTCTCCGACAGACTTCTCATCTGGGTCAGCAATTACAGGCTCCGACTCTTCGTCTTCCTCCTCGATTTTATCCCATCAGCGGTTCGGGTTGCCTCTGCTTCAGCAGCTCCGCCCTCAGCCCATTAACCAGACAGCACCGCCGGCGATGTCGTATGTTAACAATCTGGTGCCCAACAATCCGGTTCAGAACAACCCAGTTCAGACCCGGGGTTTGGACTCCGAGAAGAAGATGATCAGTAATACGCTGCAAGAGCTGGAGAAGCAGCTACTCGACGATAACGACGAGGACGACGAAGGCGACGCCGTTTCTGTCATTACTAAAAGCAACAGCGAGTGGTCCGAGACGATACAGAATCTGATGGGTTCGGCAGCTCCGAGTCAGTGCCAGAAGCCCGTTTCTCCGTCGCCCACTTCGTCTTCATCTTCGTCGTCCTCCGTGGCGTCTCCGGCGTCCTCCACCTGTTCCAAGCAGTCGCTCATGGAGGCCGCGACGGCCATTTCTGAAGGGAAATCCGAGGCTGCGGCGGAGATCCTCGCCCGGATGATGGCGACACAGGTCCCGAATCCGAGACCCAATTCAGAACAAAGGCTTCTGGAGTTCCTGGGTTTAGCTTTGAAGTCTCGGGTCAACCCGATTGATAATTCGCCGCCGGCGAACGAGCTTTTTGGGCAGGAGCATAGCGGGTCGATTCAGTTGCTTTACGAGTTATCTCCGTGTTTCAAACACGGGTTTATGGCTGCTAACCTCGCAATCCTTGAAGCGACCTTGACGGACCAATCAGCGACCAACAAGGTTCATGTGATTGACTTCGACATCGGGCATGGCGGTCAGTACATGCTCCTTTTCCAAGCGCTCTCAACGCGTCAGAATGTTAGGCCCGCCGTCGTGAAGATCACCACCGTCGCGGATAATGGCGGGGAGGGGAGGCTGAGAATGGTCCGTCAGAAGCTGAGTCATGCCGCCGAGCGACTCGGGGTCGGTCTGGAATTCAACGTAGTGAGCCAGAAAATCGGCGAGCTGAACCGGGACTCGCTGGGTTGCGAACCGGACGAGCCGATCGCCGTGAATTTCGCTTTTAAACTGTACAGCATGCCGGACGAGAGCGTGTCCACGGACAACCCCCGCGACGAGCTTCTGCGGCGCGTGAAGGGGCTGGCGCCGCGTGTGGTGACGCTGGTGGAGCAGGAGATGAACACCAACACCGCGCCCTTCATGGCGCGCGTAAATGAGTGCTGCGCCTACTACGGGGCGCTGCTGGAGTCGATCGAGGCGACGGTTCCGAGGGAGAACCCGGAGCGAGTCAAGGCGGAGGAGGCGCTGAGTCGGAAGATAGTGAACTCGGTCGCTTGCGAGGGGAGGGATCGCGTGGAAAGATGCGAAGTGTTTGGGAAGTGGCGGGCCCGCATGGGGATGGCGGGGTTCGAGTTGAGGCCCATGGGCCCAAATATGACCGAGTCGTTGAAAAATCGACTCGTATCGGAAAACCGAGTCAACTCGGGGTTCACGGTTAAGGAAGAGAATGGAGGGGTTTGCTTTGGTTGGATAAGCCGCACTCTCACCGTCGCTTCCGCTTGGCGTTAA
- the LOC103440135 gene encoding protein DETOXIFICATION 35-like: MVAYINFGCYYLFELLLGYVLCHVANLGVMGLRMICGITLQTILLLIILYKTNWNKEVEQATNSVRKWEGKYIKTVNGAEST; this comes from the exons ATGGTAGCTTATATAAACTTTGGTTGCTACTACCTTTTTGAACTTCTTCTTGGATACGTTCTTTGCCATGTTGCAAATTTGGGAGTCATG GGACTGAGGATGATATGTGGAATTACTCTCCAAACCATACTTCTGCTAATCATACTTTACAAAACTAATTGGAACAAAGAG GTGGAGCAAGCAACAAATAGTGTCCGGAAGTGGGAAGGGAAATATATCAAAACTGTGAATGGAGCTGAAAGTACTTga